A stretch of Sebastes fasciatus isolate fSebFas1 chromosome 19, fSebFas1.pri, whole genome shotgun sequence DNA encodes these proteins:
- the LOC141757417 gene encoding uncharacterized protein LOC141757417 — translation MSYPVDAVGSPFRRMMDTRTTGYGYSRSSGGGGTPSSGFRSQSWSRASPGSNTMTSSSYKRSANMPVTRAYSSADSVDYNSQTTSGMLMNGDYKRSNEKEQLQGLNDRFVVYIDKVHYLETQNKQIEDEIQALRQKQVSRSQLGDLYDQELQELRSMLEQIHHDKTQIQLDTDHVDEDIQRLRDRFDEEARIREETEAIIRILKKDTSDSELAKSELDKKVQSLQDEIAFIRNNHEEEVSELIAQIQQESQVTVERRDLQKTDITGALREIRCELEGHSNQNLQQVENWFMCRFSKLTETAEQNKDAIKSARDEISDYRRQLQSKTVELESIRGTRDSLERQLNDIEDRHNSDLSSLQETIHQLDNELKSTKWEMARHLREYQDLLNVKMALDIEIAAYRKLLEGEETHFSTYPYRQAVTPTKISKSKSDAPKLKVHHKFVEEIIEETRVEDEEKSDIDEDLAEIAQELSATLASGGDEGEEEEGEGEGEEAEGEGEEGEGGEEEEVVAATEAKVSASAPAKEEEEEDEDGKGGDEEEEGEGEGGEEGEKEEEGEGEGGDEGEKGDDAEGGDEGEEGGEGEEEVEETVLCSKAPESKASPDKEKAGDKEGSGGEEEAAAEEEAGDQDEDAGSDKASKSGEEKEEKEDADKGIKEDSEKDEKKVKDEKADDKSEEVVAKTEAPKTEAAKPEAKKEEAAKTEASKPDSPKSESPKLGSPKSESPKVGSPKSESPKLGSPKSESPKLGSPKSESPKVGSPKSESPKLGSPKSESPKVGSPKSESPKVGSPKSESPKPGSPKSESPKAGSPKSESPKPGSPKSESPKPLSPKSESPRPEIPKSLSPKPVSPKSVSPKPSSPKAESPKSESPKKDIAKPEVPKAAEEKSEKKSDSTDDKNLEKKDVAMNGDVDKSSPEEKEKKDEGKEDDDVLANGVDESPVKEDGSQKVTITKTVETITTGEDGSKHVTKSITVTETVNDEVEEVVQEKLVTSKKTEKHSTQSIKQVTEAE, via the exons ATGAGTTACCCGGTGGACGCGGTAGGGAGTCCCTTCAGGAGAATGATGGATACTAGGACGACCGGCTACGGCTACAGCCGCtccagtggtggtggtggcaccCCATCCAGCGGCTTTCGCTCCCAATCCTGGTCCAGAGCAAGCCCCGGATCCAACACCatgacctcctcctcctacaaGAGGAGCGCGAACATGCCGGTGACCAGAGCCTACAGCTCCGCAGACAGCGTTGATTATAACAGTCAGACCACCTCTGGCATGCTGATGAACGGAGACTACAAGCGCTCAAACGAGAAGGAGCAGCTGCAGGGTCTCAACGACCGCTTCGTGGTTTACATCGACAAGGTGCACTACCTGGAGACGCAGAACAAGCAGATCGAGGACGAGATCCAGGCGCTGCGGCAGAAGCAGGTGTCTCGCTCCCAGCTGGGCGACCTCTACGACCAGGAGCTGCAAGAGCTGCGATCCATGCTGGAGCAGATCCACCACGACAAGACGCAGATCCAGCTGGACACCGATCACGTCGACGAGGACATCCAGAGGCTCAGAGATCGCTTCGATGAAGAAGCGCGCATCCGAGAGGAGACTGAAGCGATCATCCGCATCTTGAAGAAAGACACGAGCGACTCCGAGTTGGCGAAGTCCGAGCTGGATAAGAAAGTTCAATCGCTGCAGGACGAGATCGCGTTCATCCGCAACAACCACGAGGAGGAGGTGAGCGAGCTCATCGCGCAGATCCAGCAGGAATCGCAGGTGACCGTGGAGAGGAGAGACCTGCAGAAGACGGACATCACCGGGGCGCTGCGGGAGATCCGCTGCGAGCTGGAGGGCCACTCCAACCAGAACCTGCAGCAGGTGGAGAACTGGTTCATGTGCCGCTTCTCCAAGCTCACCGAGACCGCGGAGCAGAACAAGGACGCGATCAAGTCCGCCCGAGATGAGATCTCAGACTACCGGCGCCAGCTGCAGTCCAAGACGGTGGAGCTGGAGTCCATCCGCGGGACAAGAGACTCGCTGGAGAGACAGCTGAACGACATCGAGGACAGACACAACAGCGATCTGTCCAGCCTGCAG GAGACGATTCACCAGCTGGATAATGAGCTCAAGAGCACCAAATGGGAGATGGCTCGTCACCTGCGCGAGTACCAGGACCTGCTCAATGTCAAGATGGCCTTGGATATCGAGATTGCTGCATACAG gaAACTCCTAGAGGGCGAGGAGACCCACTTCAGCACCTATCCTTATCGCCAGGCGGTCACCCCCACCAAAATCTCAAAGTCTAAATCAGACGCTCCCAAGCTCAAGGTGCACCACAAGTTCGTGGAAGAGATCATTGAGGAGACGAGGGTGGAGGACGAAGAAAAGTCTGACATCGACGAGGACCTGGCGGAGATAGCGCAAGAGCTGTCCGCCACGCTCGCGAGCGGAGGAgatgagggagaggaagaggagggagagggagagggagaggaagcagAAGGTGAGGGGGAAGAGGGAGAGGgcggcgaggaggaggaagttgtAGCCGCCACTGAGGCCAAAGTCAGCGCCAGTGCGCCCGctaaggaggaagaagaggaggacgaggatggAAAAGGTGGcgatgaggaagaagagggggagggagaaggcggtgaagaaggagaaaaggaagaagaggGCGAAGGCGAGGGAGGGGATGAGGGAGAAAAGGGTGATGATGCAGAGGGAGGcgatgaaggagaggagggaggagagggagaagaggaagtTGAGGAGACGGTGTTGTGCTCCAAAGCTCCGGAGTCTAAAGCCTCTCCTGACAAAGAGAAGGCCGGAGACAAAGAGGGCAgcggaggagaagaggaagctgCCGCCGAAGAGGAGGCCGGCGATCAGGACGAAGATGCCGGCAGCGACAAAGCATCCAAAAGtggagaagagaaagaggagaaagaggatgCGGATAAAGGCATAAAGGAAGATAGCGAAAAAGACGAGAAGAAGGTGAAAGACGAGAAGGCGGACGACAAATCGGAAGAAGTTGTAGCCAAGACGGAAGCTCCGAAAACAGAAGCCGCAAAGCCGGAGGCCAAGAAGGAAGAGGCTGCCAAAACCGAGGCATCAAAACCTGATTCTCCAAAGTCTGAATCCCCAAAGCTTGGATCCCCCAAGTCTGAATCCCCAAAGGTTGGATCCCCCAAGTCTGAATCCCCAAAGCTTGGATCCCCCAAGTCTGAATCCCCAAAGCTTGGATCCCCCAAGTCTGAATCCCCAAAGGTTGGATCCCCCAAGTCTGAATCCCCAAAGCTTGGATCCCCCAAGTCTGAATCCCCAAAGGTTGGATCCCCCAAGTCTGAATCCCCAAAGGTTGGATCCCCCAAGTCTGAATCCCCTAAACCTGGATCCCCCAAGTCTGAATCACCTAAAGCTGGATCCCCCAAGTCTGAATCACCTAAACCTGGATCCCCCAAGTCTGAATCACCTAAACCTTTATCCCCCAAGTCTGAATCACCTAGACCCGAGATTCCTAAATCCTTATCCCCCAAGCCTGTATCTCCAAAGTCTGTATCCCCAAAACCCAGCTCCCCAAAAGCCGAGTCCCCCAAGTCAGAATCCCCAAAGAAAGACATCGCCAAGCCTGAAGTCCCTAAAGCTGCTGAGGAGAAATCAGAGAAAAAGAGCGACTCGACAGACGACAAGAACCTAGAAAAGAAGGATGTTGCCATGAATGGCGACGTAGACAAGAGCAGCccggaagagaaagagaagaaggacGAGGGGAAAGAGGATGATGACGTGCTCGCCAACGGCGTGGACGAGAGCCCCGTGAAGGAAGACGGCAGCCAGAAGGTGACGATCACCAAAACCGTGGAGACGATCACCACCGGAGAGGACGGATCCAAGCACGTCACCAAGTCCATCACCGTGACCGAGACGGTGAATGACGAGGTGGAAGAGGTGGTTCAGGAGAAGCTGGTCACCAGCAAGAAGACGGAGAAGCACTCCACCCAGTCCATCAAGCAGGTGACAGAGGCCGAATAA